Within Citrus sinensis cultivar Valencia sweet orange chromosome 1, DVS_A1.0, whole genome shotgun sequence, the genomic segment ATGCACAAAACTTTTAGTACTTCAGGCCTTCATACCACAGGTCTTAAATGGAAAAAGGTTTTAGGGTTCTTGAAGCTTTGATCCTTTTCCATTCGCTCTTTGTTATTTGTGTGTTATTACTAATCACGATGATATGCATACATACATGAGAAATAAAACGCATAAAGAGTAATACTCCAAGAACATGgacctttttatttaattgagtcttaaaatattttacttactCAAATTTCATGGGAAGCAAAAGGCTATTGTGTAGTTGGGCTAAAAGTCAAACCTAGCCCAATTGAAAAGATTTGGTAGCTTTTGGATCCAAAGCCCACTCTATAGTATTTTCGTTTCCTTTTTCCAAATTCATATTATGAACCAGTGTTATTATTacaattgtaaatttattggagtgtttttaaattcataaaattataacagGGCCTACGATCTGCTGATTGCCGGGCATAGCTCTAAAACTTAATTATGCCTATTAAAAGTGAAATTTACCCCCGCTTATCAATGTTTATAAGAGGGAAATCAATACCTGCAGTTAAGTAGCAAGAAGTGCAAGAGCCAGCAATATTCATCATGCCAAAAGCAACCATCTCTTTATTACCATCTATGTGATAGTTCTTGAACATGGCAAAGCTTCTTCCAACAGCTATTCCTTCCTGTGCACCCCATCAGGCCGACTCTTTTTAGCTTAAGTAAAACCTTAATAATGCCCTAATTGATGTCTAGTTcttctattattattcatcATGAGCTCTCCCTTATGATTTTAGATGCAATTTGAAGATATTAATTATGTGATTATAATAGTCTATCCAGTAATATTAAATATGCAATTCAGTTAATAAAGTATGTCTCATATTGTTGAGCTTGTATATTCTCTTTCCATTTGAATCTAAATAGATACAGGTGGTAAGACTATGATGTGTACACGGAGTGTACTTGAAACTTTGTGGTGGGGGCAATTTAAACAACGGTAATGGAGGCCCAGAAAGTATACTTGATGGTATAGGCTGAGGCTTTTGAATTAATGTGGAGCCGAGCCAAGCTAGAAATGGGGAGCATGTGATGTGATAGTGAGGGATCAAGGGATCACTTACAGCAAGAGCTATGACTCCAATTATTACTCCAGTTTTAACGGCTGTCATTAAATACGGAGACCCAAAATCCAACTCGGACAAAGATGGTGGGTTCAGACCTTTTTTCAGTTGCCCAATCtgcaataaaaaacaaatCGATCAATCAACACAGGTCATATCGTTGGACCTATATGATTAATTGTGAGAGATAGGTCTATACATGATGGAGTGCATGAATGTGGTGGCCTACTAAACTGGACGGCAAAGATTAGTTTAGTGCTAGGGTTAACATAAGATGTATAGGGATCTCACCACTTGGACGCCGTGTCTTTCAGCATCTGTGAAGTAAACGAGGACGCTTCCCAAAATTACAGACGTGAGAGGTGCCATTGCATTTATCCAAAAGAAAGTTGCCTTTTTCTTGCtctgcatgcatgcatgcagtCAACATTGTAAATCTTGAGAAATTTCTGAGAAATTTCTATGTACAATGCTTTcgacaaacaaataaaatgtctacatttgttttttctttaacgTATCATGATTCTATTGACTGGTTGCACGTACATGCCTTGGATATatagaaatttttcttataaatagaCAAACTTATAATAGGTgtgcccttttttttaataaattaggtATTCTGATTTCTGAATATTGATTGTCCAAATCAAAGCCCTAATATTTtcctttgtttattttgtaatgAATCTAATAATAGCCTTGAGGCTAAGGGAAACCCATGAcagatgtaattaattaataattaacatgattatttattgtcaTAGCATAGGGTtaacatgaaattttcatttactatGAAAGCAACTAGTGGGTAAATGACAAGAAAGTTTACCAAGTAAATAATGATCTCTCTTTTGAACTGATCTTcgaaaaatttaataattttaggtTAGCTTGAAAGTAACTACTAAGATGAAAAGTTACGTGTTGGATCTACTTACGAAGTATCTAGTAAGGAGGAGGAACAAAAGGAAGCAACAGCCTAGCACTCCACTTTCCCATCTCCACTGCaagcaccaccaccaccaccataaatattaattaaattgaaaaaggatCATAACCttttttaagaatatataattaatgtcGACTAGACAAGAGCTAAAATATATAGTGTATGTGAAGAAGCAAACCTGGCTTGTTTGGCTGAAAACGGAGCGCATAACCGATTGAAGATCAGTTGCATGAGTGAAACGAACCAGCCCAAGAATCCCTTTTAGTTGCTGAAGACAAACAACAGTAGCTGCTCCGCCCATGAAACCCACTATGGTTGCATGTGATAGAAAGTCCACTACAAAGCCAAGCCTGTAATTAAATTGCCAAGATCCTTTAGCAACATgcactaaataaaaaatattagataaaaaattatattaacatcTACTAGTatttaaaatccaaaattttcagagtcaattttcttaattaaaagttCAATTATGGCGGTAGTCTATTTCTTTGAGTCTAAATCAGACCTATTTTCCCTTCCAATAAtttgtttggaaaaaaaaaaaaaaagaattcacCGGGGACCTGATCACGTGTGGGAGAAAAACCAGTTTTACCGCTTGACTAATATGTGGTACTCTAAAATTAGAAATGGTGTTTGAGATGCATGCACAGAGAGTGACTTAGCTTCAGCTAATCTAtcttattgattttatccatttatcaagttttttttattttcatgcaaCAGGACAAGTTACTGatgtaatatttaaattgtttttagacttatatagaaaattaacaaaatgttTTTGGAGAAACTGACCGTAAGAAGCCAAGGGAAGCTTGGAAAACTCCAGCAAAGAAAGTAGCTGTTAGAGCTAACTGAACATACAGCTTAGGGTTCTCATTAGGATTAACTTCTTTCCCTAACATGGAAGATATAAGAAGTGATCCAACAGCTACTGTGCCCACTGCCAAATCTTTTGAGCTGCCCATCATGGCATACACCAATGGTGGAACAAAGCTTGAATCTGCACGCATACATTTCCCAatggttaaaataaaaaagcagcATAATTATTAATGCCATTCTTGTATATAAGAGCTCATGACATTGTAGCTAGCTAGCTTGCACTTACACAATCCAAGTATTGGTGGCAAGTTGGCCAAGTTTGCATAACTAATCCCTTGAGGAACTGCAAGACTGGCAATAGTGATGCCTGCTAGAAGATCAGACTTGAAGAATTCGAAAGTGTAGCGAGGAGCCCATTCAAGGATGGGCACAAAATACTGCAAGCCTAACAAAAGCTTCCGAGAAGCCGATTGGTTCTTGAATTGCCTAAAGGGGTCATCGGGGAAAAGGGTCTCCTTTAGGCCGGATTTTAGTGAGTTGAAAAAGGGTTTGGATGGAGGAATTGAAACTCGGCGCGGGCATTCATAATCAGCGTTACCCATTTGTGACTTTTAGAATAGATTTGAGTAGCTGCAGAGAATCAAATTATGTCTATAATGCGGCTCTTTAATtttggtatatatatatgtaaatatatagTGTTTGTGTATGTCGGTTTTCTAAGGTTTAAGGATGCTACTTGACCAAGTTCGGTGAGATGTGATTTTCAGGCTGATGAAGGAGATGATTATGCAAAAAAGACAGGCAGAATTTGGAGGTATAGAAGTGCTTTTAATGTGCATAGTTGAATGGTTGGATATTTGATGAGACCAAGGTAAGGGCGGTTGGCTCTATATATAAGGTGACGAGTGAGAGTGTATGAGAACTATGCGGGAGATACGGATCCAAGTGTTGCAACTTGCAAATGACCCACTTTAATgaagtgaaaaataaagaggtAAAGACATTTAGAGACTGAAAGTAATTTATCAATAGATAGCATATTatctataatttattttcggAGAAGATTGGGACTCTATATAGTGGCggatctagaaaaataatttatagggggctaaattaaataacaacaaaatgtaaaaattaaaacttaaatatataaaattttttataacacatTTACAATTGTTCTCTATGCAATTTCATATTCTGAAAACTTTGTACAATAGACTCATTATCAACACTATTAAATACATCTTTTTCTAcataaacaatcaaattatcattcatcCATTCATTTCCCATCCAATTCTGAAATTTAttcttcacaaattttattgttgaaaaTGTTCTCTCTACTGTGGTTgtagaaactaaaaaaaagaggctatttgataatttgacagggattatttaaaaattcattaatttttcttttaaataaaaagggataatcttttttttcagTGGGAGCTTGAGCCCTTGTTGGTCCTACATTGCATTCGCCTCTGACTCTACAGTCTTGGAATTGACATTCAAACCTGGGAGTGAATTTCGtccatttaaataaaaataaaggaattTATATCTTATAATGTCCATAAGAATTAATGTATTATACTATCTTaatcttcttcaaataaacataattcaCTAACTAAACAGTTTGAACGTCCATTTCTAAAATGGTTTAGGTCCAGCCATTCACTAGGGCAAATTTGAAAGTCCGgctgtcatttttcctttattctTCAGCATAGACTGACAACAAAACGTCATTCTGTCAACCTCTTCTGACGTCTAACCATTCGAACAACTTGTAACTCGTTTCCCCAACTCTTAACATTAGATTGTGGGAAGGCGAATTTGCTGAATCTTACGGCTTTTGTTTCGATTGGATGGATGCTTTGAGGGCCACACGTGGTAGTTCACTGATTGCATAGCGCAGCTAGTTGAAGATGGGGGATTTCGGGAAGATTTGctgattttgttaattaataattagcacTTTTTGGAACTTGACTAATGGAATTTACTCGGAATTATTGAGAATAACATATGGACGCAACAGCGCACTCAAGTGGGGAAACGAGCTGTTTGCTACttcattaacttttaaattattggtATGCCTTTTGAGTTATGCCTATGgtgcattaatttatatttattattggaTTTACACCAAACAACACTTGCTATTTCgatatttcataaattgattCATGTCTCTTGAATGCAAGATTGCCCATTTGCCGGggaaaaagtaataataataataacaggggaaaTTTTGATTGGCTCACACGAGATATATAGCAATCCAAATTAAAGATCATTATgttcattttaaattcatgaaaataagaaaagattttTGGTGGAGAGAATTTTAGGATTCATTAActatttacttttcattttttttatttgggaaATCACCTTTTTAACTTCCCTCTCTGAATATTTGACTAACATAGCTGGCGTGCTGTTCATTATTTGCTTATAATCAATGTAGTTGCAACTTGGATATCTAAAGATTTGGTAATGAACTCATTGAAAGCTTGatagaattatataattaagccGAGTTTAATTTAGCTCTGTTTTACGTCTAATTATTTGAACATCTCCCCGTGTTTCCAGGTAGCAAGCTGAAAGTTCTATGTTATGTAATGTGTTTCATGTGGGCATTCCTAGTGGTGTGATGATGGGAagagttttataatttagtgCTAAAGTTGGATGATTTTGTTTGTGACTTTCAAAAAAGGAGGGAGAgaaatttcatgatttttcttttttttcatctatCTCTCATTTCCTTCCATAATCATTATGGTAGAAATATGCCACTTACCGTTTTGTGTTCCttctagaataaaaaaataatatttgagaCTCAATTATTTGTTATGACTTCACAATCAGCAGTTTAAATGCATTTAGTGCtgataacatttttttaagagaaatttaatTACTAGCCCAGCTGCACCTTTAGCAACATTAGCAGTGAGTCCtcattaaaaagagaaattaaaacaacaattttatatgtttaacAGTTAAAAGGAACAAGTCATCACCCAATTACAACGAATTTGGATGTACTCGATCTCTTCATTAGTGCATAAATAGCCCCCACCCTTAAAGATTATATGTATAGTTACTTATTCATTATGCTTGATTAAGGAAACTACTTAAAACATCTTCTGCTCTTCAAGAAACTGTTACTTCATTCATGTGAAAAATGTTGGCTTCATAGTTGATAAGATGATGACGCCATGGATGACACAgttcatgaattttttttttttttttcgattgaAGATTCATGAAATTGACTACACTAAACAACACTAGTTGAAATGTTACATTGGTATACTGTTGATAAGATTTTCATTACATTATTGAAATTAGACTGATTAACTAAAGTAAGATAGATGGAAAGTGATTAAAGGAGTGCTTCTTTCTCTGTcagtgaattttttatttttgaaactaTTGCTCAAGATAATGATCAAGCAATTCCATTCTTGAGATCCTAAGAGAAGAAACAAGTTAAAGACCTCCCCAGATGCAGCCTTCGTTTAATTCCATTATCGTCTTCTTATCTTCTACCACTTTCTCTAAAAGCACCGCTAAAATTAAGACTAATGCTCATATATACAGCAGTACTTAAAAGTTGGAATACATAGTTTGTATTTCAACTAATGTGTCGTCAATCATTGATTGCCACGTCAATGAATAACTCATAAGATGTCctattaattgtaatacaaACTACATATCCGAActatatataaacataattaGAATCCTGAAGATCCTTTTCAATTAAGCAGATGTGCACATGGCCAAAGCACAAAAGACCACTAAATCCTGCACATATGTAAGAGGCTTTATGACTTAAATAATTTGCATGGATACGAATATCTTCCTTCGTTATCTTTTATTTCAGCTACTTCATGAAAATATTCTCCTTGAATTGCATACACTGCATATTTCATATTATACCGACcgccatttttttaatttcttttttctggtTCACATAGAAAACTGCTTCCGAATCAATCAAGTTCGACGACTCATGATTTATAGAAACTGATGAAATTATACAAGAGACAATCATGTCAACAGCAACATATGGACTCGGCACAGACCATGTGGAAATGGATTCCGATTCAGTCATGGGAGTCACTGTTAAAGCATCACTCATGAggttatttcattaaaaatgatGATCGCCGAGGGCCCGTTAACATTATGAAGTTTTGGACTTAAATTCTGAGGATTAAAATGAATCAATGGGAATCTTTTTCTGAGGAtccatggagaggtcaaattGAACAATTGGTTCACTTTTGAGGAAATTCCATTCAGGCCATGGTCCTTAAAGTTTATCCTAAATACGACTTTTTTAGCTCTCCAGATTTCCAAATTTCAATTATGGCTCTGCTCCTACCTGCACCACTATCTCCTGGCGAATTGAACCTgaatttatatgtatatataatgattAGAACCCTAACTTTATTAGCTTTTTCTTCTATTACACATATTTTATTCTGTTTTTCATTAAGAATACACGTATGAGAACCTGCCTCACACTCTTACTAGTGAGTATTTGGAGAAACTTCCAcctttcatttcattttttcttttaaaaaacaaaaaatattatgttaagGAAATAATTATCTCATATGGGTCGGTTGAGAATAGTTTCTAACTAGTCAAGTATATGTATAAACTTGGACAACTTTCAATTCTTGGAACTAACATTTTAAGTATAAGTTAAGTTGATAAGCTTCTacattaattactaatatGATGCATGCTAgatacaattaaaaaagagaaatgtaTGTGTGAGTGGGGATTTCAGGTATTGAAGAGAGGCCAAAAATAGTATCTTGTGAGGTAAACTGGTTCTTGCTAAAGGGAGGACATAAGAAAGTGATCACCAGGGACATttacaacaaattaattaaaagagataATGACGACAAATTCACATGGACATGATGCTGCAATATTCCGGTCCTTGAACAATCTCTCTTGCATTATTGTCCACTGCCGGCCATCCACAATCCTCTAATCGTTATAACCTGACTaactgattttttcttttttttcagaaggaccaaataattaaaatcgcATACTGCTCTCAACTTTCAagaacaatattatttttttcaaagtcaGAGAGTTGAATATCTCTCATGACTTATAATTAGATTCTGCCGGCCCATTATTCCAAAATCTATTAGCATTTCAAGTGATAATGCTGGCAAAGCCACGCAGCCTTTGCTGAATACTTTGAAATGCGGGATATTGGATATCACCTATATACATAAGTTCATTTCAATTGTTTATGGAGATCATATTTATCAAGGCACAAGCAACCAATATAATTAGTGAACAAGTGATACgcggttttttattttcttttttgtccttttgtttttctgcattttttatcaatttaaaagaCGGTCATCATATA encodes:
- the LOC102622416 gene encoding sulfate transporter 3.1-like, producing the protein MGNADYECPRRVSIPPSKPFFNSLKSGLKETLFPDDPFRQFKNQSASRKLLLGLQYFVPILEWAPRYTFEFFKSDLLAGITIASLAVPQGISYANLANLPPILGLYSSFVPPLVYAMMGSSKDLAVGTVAVGSLLISSMLGKEVNPNENPKLYVQLALTATFFAGVFQASLGFLRLGFVVDFLSHATIVGFMGGAATVVCLQQLKGILGLVRFTHATDLQSVMRSVFSQTSQWRWESGVLGCCFLLFLLLTRYFSKKKATFFWINAMAPLTSVILGSVLVYFTDAERHGVQVIGQLKKGLNPPSLSELDFGSPYLMTAVKTGVIIGVIALAEGIAVGRSFAMFKNYHIDGNKEMVAFGMMNIAGSCTSCYLTAGPFSRSAVNFNAGCKTAVSNIVMATAVMITLLFLTPLFHYTPLVVLSSIIIAAMLGLIDYEAVIHLWKLDKFDFIVCMSAYVGVVFGSVEIGLVIAVTISLLRVLLSVARPRTFVLGNIPNSVTYRSIDQYPVAKSVPGVLILHIDAPIYFANASYLRERISRWIYGEEEKLKISGETGLQYVILDMSSVGSIDTSGISMFEEIKKVVDRRGLKLLLANPRSEVIKKLNNSKFIENIGQEWIYLTVAEAVAACNFMLHTCKSNPEVEYNSQDDNV